In Gracilibacillus salitolerans, the sequence ACACTGTAATATCCCAGCTTGGTGCTAATTCTTTCAGTATTGATCCCAAAGTCGCACTCATCACTCCGGCACCAATTAAGATAACATCTGATTTTTTCTGTATGCTGCTCATAAAACCTTCCTTTCTTATTCCCTTATCTGCAAAAAAAGAGTAGGCTTTCCTGCTTTGGTATAACAAAAAGTAAGGTATTATCCAGGAACAAACCTTTTCTTCCTCCATTATAACCATTTATAGTCTATTATAATTAATTGAATATCTACTAATAATTATAAACTATTTAGGGTTGGAAAAAAAGCAAGAATAATGTCACAAGAGGCTAGGAAGTAGATCCGGTTAATTCTATTGTAACAACACATATTTATATAGAAGGAATTTAATGATCCTGTCCCAACTAGAAGTATCTTTTGAATTGGAAACCAAAAATTTAACTTTTCTTCCTTTAACCTTTAAAATGGTAAATATAGAAAATTGGAAAGGGTGAAGCAAATGAAAGTATTAGTTGTAGGTGCGAATGGCCAGATAGGAAAACATCTTGTCAAATTCATCCAAGATGAAGATAATCTAGATGCAAAAGCAATGATTCGAAAAAAAGAACAAGCCGCTTATTTTGAAGATTTAGGGGCAGAGGTTGCTGTGGTAGATCTTGAAGATGACATTGATACAATCGCTAAGGCTGCAGAAGATGTAGATGCGATTGTATTCACAGCAGGATCTGGACCAAAAACAGGCAAAGACAAAACCCTTATGATCGATCTCGATGGCGCTGTAAAAACAATTGAAGCTGCAAAACAAGCTAATGTGAAGCGATATGTAATGATCAGTTCATTCGATACAAGTCGCGAAGCAATCCAATCTGCTCCAGAAGGCTTTGCACCATATGTGGTTGCGAAGCATTATGCAGATGAATGGCTAACATCAACTGATTTAGATTATACAATCATTCACCCTGGCGGACTAACCAATGATCCAGGCAAAAATCAAGTAGAACTAGCTGAAAAAGTGGAAAGAGGCCAAGTGCCACGAGAAGACATTGCAAGGGTGATCGTAGCTAGTTTGAACAATGATTCTACGATTGGCAAGAGATTTCAGGTTGTAACAGGTAATACAGCTGTTGAAGAAGCGATCAAATCGATCTAAAAATAGTTGATCATATAAAGAGAGATCCATTTCTCTGAATGGCGAAATGGATCTCTTTATTTTACCATTTTACCCACAAAGCTTTTTATGGTCATTTCACACTATCATTACATTTAACCCAAACTCTCCATAAGCAAATATATTCCTGTAAACAACAAGATGATATATGTAACTACCCGAAAAACATTTTGGTTAATCCATTTAAAAAGTATTTGTCCCAAATACAGACCTATTAGTACTAATGGTAAAGCAACTCCACTAGAAACCCAGACTGTTTTACTTGTTCCTGCAAAAGTGACTTGGGTTATTAAACTAAATAAATAGATGAATAAATAAAATGCCAGTGTTGTGCCCCGTAACTTTTCCTTTTGAGTATCTGTTCCAGAAAAGTATAACAATAATGGCGGACCGGGCATTCCGATACTTGTTGTTAAAGAACCTGATAATCCACCGACAATCCAATCTCTTTTTTTATTCTGTTTGATTCGAAATCTTAGTATAAGCATTATTGTTAATAGCAAGATAATAATGCTAATTCCTAATTTAAGCTTGATTATATCTATTAGTAGAAATGCAAAGATTCCTATCGGCAGACCTACGACACTCCCAAATATAAATCTCCGTAAGATCTTGAAATCAACATCCTTTAAAATCTTAGTTATTAGAGCACCAGAAATAACAAGTGATAACAACAGATTTATTTGTATTGCTTCCCTCGGTTCAAATACCAAAAGAAGAAAGGGAGTAGCCAAAATGGAAAAGCCGAACCCTGTACTCGTTTGAAGGATGGAGGCTACTATTATAATTACAAAGAATAGAATTGTGTCCATAGACAACCTGCTTTCTGTACTCAAGAACCTAATAAAAAGATTTTAATTAAATCAGTGCTATAGTCCTTAATAATAAATAATAGCATATTGTAACACATTAGATCATGACCTATGGTTGTTAAATGGTATCATTTGACGAACCACTGTCTTGCTATACTAAAGTCTGATCATGACTCATGACTCCTGATAAGTTGCCCTAAAAATATTTTTTTGCATAGCTTGTCTCCATTAATGCATATATATAGACTATCAATGGCTAAGGAGGCTTTTTATGCTAAAGAATATTTCATCCTATCAGCTCATTCGGTATCTAGTTGGCTATGTTTTTATAGCTTCTGCTCTTATGAAATTAGTAGTTGTAGATTTTACAGGTGCATTTTCTAATTATGGTATACCATATCCTCATGCTACAGTATTAATTGTAGGGATTACAGAATTGATATGTGGTTTACTAGTCGTTTTTAATTACTATGTGAAGAAGGCGACTATTCCATTATTAGTAATAATAGTAGCTGCAATTATCCTTACGAAAGTGCCTGTACTACAAGCTGGGCTACTGGAATTTGCATTTGAAGCGAGATTAGATATTGTTATGTTTTTTCTTCTTTATATTCTTTGGAAAAACTAACGATTAATCAACTATGTTCCCCATCAAGGAAGGATTCTTTCAGTTGTATAGAAGGTTACTAAGTTATAATCCGCTATGATCAATAAATTGATTATAGCGGCATTTTTATCATTTATTTTAATATATAAATAATTTAATGGTAATATATGCACAATACATAGAAACCATCTTTCAAGATACAGGAGTTGTTAATCTAATGGAACTTCAAGCAAACCCCCAATTATTATGGTTTATCGGGATTTATGCTGTAATAATGATCGGGCTAGGAATTTATATGTCAAAGAAAGTGTCGAATAGTACAGACTTTATTCTAGCAGGAAAAAGCTTAGGGCCTTTTGTATTGATGGGTACCTTGCTGGCTACCTGGACTGGAAGCGGAAGCATATCAGGTGGAGAAACGTCTGTTGCTTATAGCTTTGGTATTATCCCTTCCCTCATGTTAATGATACCAACTTTAATCGGTATTCTTACACTTTACATAGCAGCACCTAAGATCAGAGCATTTGGAAAATATACGATTTCAGGAATTCTTGAAGAAAAATATGGTGTCTCTGCTCGCAATCTTGCCAGTGTCATTGTTCTGTTAGCGTACGTGGGTATCGTTTCTTATCAAATGAAAGGTTTCGGATTTATTCTCAATCTTACAACAGGAATGAGCGTAGAACTCGGTACGATCATTGCTGCGGTTTTAATCATATTTCTTGCGATGATTGGTGGTCTAAAATCTGTTTCTCAAACAGATGCATTAAGTGGATTTTTAATGGTTGGTGGTTTAGTGATCACCGTACCAATGATTTTCGCAATTGCCGGTGGTTGGGATTCCATCGTTGAAAATGTCCCGGATTCTCATCTAACTGCAACGGGAGGACTAACAAACATCCAGCTGATTGGCTACCTACTACCTTCCTTATTCCTTTTACTTGGTGACCAAAACATGTATCAACGGTTAGCATCATCAAAAGGAGATGCTTCATCAAGAAAGGCGCAAATAGGTTGGCTTCTCATTATGCTAATTATTTCACCAGCCATCTCACTAATTGCATTTGCATCTCGTTCTTTATTCCCTGATATAGATCCAGGGATGGCATTAATGGCGACAACCCTTGCAATGCCTATAGCAATTGGAGGAGTTTTACTTGCTGCAGCCGCTGCTTTTATCATTACAACAGGGAACTCCTATTTGCTTTCCGCAGCTACGAATATGACGTATGATATATATGGAAAATATATTAATAGACATGCGTCAGATGAAAAACAATTAGGTATGACAAAAGTGTTTATCGTAATCCTTGGTGCATTTTCCTATTTATTGATTAGCTTTTTCCCAACGGTGTTAGAAGTCCAAATGTATGCTTATACAGTTTATGGTGCAGGTATAACACCAGCAATTTTGGCTGTGTTTTTCTGGAAACGCGTCAATGCAATCGGTGGTATTTCTTCCATGGTTGTTGGTGTTGTAACAACATTAGTATGGGAAATTATCCTTGGTAAACCATTTGAATTAAACAGTGTCGTTATTTCAGTTCCTGCTGCGTTCATTGTATTAATTGTTGTAACCTTAGCAACTCAAAAGGAAACGAAGCATAATTCTTGATAGGGGTGTTTAACTTGCAAGAACGATTAACAAAAGTAACGGAATGGATGAATGAGAAAAATATTGAAGTAGCTTTCTTAAATTCAACCGAAAATGTCTTTTATTTATCAAATTTTTATACAGATCCACATGAACGTTTGATGGGGATCTTCCTGTTTAAACAAGCACAACCAGTGTTTATCCTACCTGCAATGGAAGTGGGGCAATTAAAAAATGCAGGTTGGGAATACGAGATTATCGGATATTCTGATCACGAAAATCCATGGAAATTCATTGAAGCTATAATACAAAAAAAGCAGCTAGAAAAAGCAGAAGCAGTTGCTATTGAAAAAGACGTTCTCACTTATAGACGAAGTGAGGAATTTCTATCTTTCTTCCCTGAAGCAAAAGTAATTTCTGTAGAAGAAAAATTAAATGCCATGCGTGTTGTGAAAGATAATGAGGAAATTAGCATCATTCGTCGCGCTGCAAACATGGCTGATTATGGCGTTCAAGTAGGAATCGATGCACTCGAAGAAGGCATTAGCGAAATGGAAGTATTAGCAACAATTGAATTTGAACTGAAAAAAAAGGGAATTCGTGAAATGTCCTTTTCGACCATGGTACTATTTGGTGAAAAATCTGGAGACCCACACGGAAATCCAGGCGATCGAATGTTAAATGCTGGTGATATGGTTCTATTTGATTTAGGAGTTGTCATGGATGGCTATTGCTCAGATATCACGAGAACCGTAGCATTTAAATCAGTCACAGACAAACAAAAAGACATGTATCAAACCGTATTAAAAGCAGAACAAGCTTCCTTAGAAAAAAGTAAACCAGGTAATCGTATAGGTGATTTAGACAAAGTTGCTCGAAATATTATCACGGAAGCAGGATATGGTGACTACTTCCCACATCGGATTGGGCATGGCATGGGAATCAACGTCCATGAATTCCCTTCCATGAGTCATCTAAATGATGGAATCATAACAGAAGGTATGGTCTACACGATTGAACCAGGGATTTACCTTCCGGGAATCGGTGGTGTAAGAATAGAAGATGATGTACTTGTTACAATGGATGGTTATGAAACATTGACCAAATTCCCCAAAGAACTACAAATAATAGAATAATTTAAGGCTTTTGCGCTCTAAGTGAAGTGAAAATACCCATATAAGGAACTTGTCAGTTGTTTATATGGGTATTAATTATTTTTTTAGATGGTAGCCCCATTTTTATCCCAATAACCCCCCAGAATATTCCTCCTACAGTAATGATTCTCTAATGCAATTTGGAAAAATCACTTCTAATTATATGAATTTATCAATTAAATTTTGGAAAGAATAATAGTGTAGAAATTTTATAGGTTATAAGGGTTATCAGGAGGAATAAGCAGTGGAATTAATCCAAATATTGATAAAATTAGTGACAGGTTTCTTTTTACTTTTTCTGTTAGTCAGAATTATAGGATCGAAATTAATAGACCAATTTACTCCATTTCATTTTATATCAGCTGTTGTCTTAAGTGAATTGTTGGGAAATGCCATTTATGAAGAGAAGATCCCCATTAGCTATATCTTCTTTACTTTACTAATATGGGGATGTTTATTGTTTTTAGTAGAATACATTGCTCAGAAATCTCTTTTATATAGAGGAAAGTTCGAAGGGAAGCCTGCCACCGTTATTCGAGATGGTCAAATTGACTTTGACGAGTTAAAGAAAAGTCGGATGAATCTTAATCAATTACAAAGTTTACTTCGCCAAAGCGAAATCTTTTCCATACGTGAAGTAGCATTTGCACTGATAGAACCTAATGGCTCTATCAGTGTATTAAAAAAAGCACAATATCAAAAAACTACTCAACAAGACTTCAATATGCCACCGCAACCTGTTTATCTTCCCATAACAATAATTAAAGATGGCGAAATTATTCAGGATCATTTAAAAGAAATAAACAAAGACGAGCCATGGTTAAAGAACCAGTTAATAGCCCATAACATAAGTAAAATGGAAGACGTGCTTTTTGCTGAATGGTTAGAAAACGATGGTTTATTTGTTGTTCCATTCAAAACTTAAATGAAATTTACAAACCACTGCTGTACTATTTATGATAGAGCTTATTCCTATTAATCCATCGTAATCACAATCTTCCCAACAGCATGATGGGTTTCGCTTAGAGCGTGTGCATCATAAACGCCTTGCTGTGTTAAAGGGAATGTGCTACCGACAATACTTTTCATTTTTTTCGCTTGTAGTAAATCAGCTAATTTACTTAGTTGTTTACCTTCTGGTTGAAGCCATATTCCCTTGACCTCAACATTTTTTTCTTTCGCTTTTTCCTGATCTGGTTCTCCTAAAACAGAAATAAGTCTCCCACTATTTTCTTTAAGGACATCGAAGCTATTAAGTTGTACTTCACCACCCATTGTATCTAGTACAAGATCAATATCTTGTACTACATCTCTAAAATCAGTGGTACGATAATCAATCACTTCATCTGCACCAAGTGAGCGAAGTAGTTCATGATTCTTTTCACTTGCTGTCGTATATACATACGCACCTGCTTCTTTAGCTAATTGAATTGCATATGTTCCGACTCCACCAGCACCAGCATGAACTAACACTTTCTCGCCTTCTTTTAGATGTCCATGATCAAACAAACCTTGATAGGCTGTCAACCCCGCCAACGGTACTGCTGCAGCTTCCTCAAAGGAAATATTGGCCGGTTTTTTGGCTAATAAATGATCGTCGACAATGGTATATTCCGCATAAGTCCCAAAGCGTGTTGTTTCTGGACGAGCAAATACTTCATCGCCTTCTTGCCAGTCCTTCACAGCTGATCCAACTGCTTCGATAACTCCCGCAACATCCCAACCGAGAATAATCGGAAATTCCCAATCAAACATTTGCTGTAAATATCCTTCACGAAGTTTCCAGTCAATCGGGTTAATCGAAGTTGCTTTTTCACGTACTAATACCTGATGCTCCCCAAGTTCCGGTAAAGTAACTTTACCTTCTTCTAGTACATCCTTACTGCCATATTTATTAATAATCACGGCTCTTGTTTCCATGATGATTCACCCCTTTTATATTGTTCAGAGTCATTCAGTCTGAGATGGATATAGTAACACTTATAGTATGACCATGAAAAATATTTTGATTCTATGAATGTGCTGGATAGCGTTTCATACTTTCTTTCGTTTCATGCTTAACCGTATATAATAGTGCTAATCCACTAGCTAATAACAGTAAACTACTAAAATAGAAAACAGTAGAAATGGTATACAAGCCAGCAATCCAACCACCAATCACAGGACCAATAATGTTACCTAAAAAGCGAACACTCGTATTATAACCTAACACTTCACCTTGAATATTTAATGGTGTT encodes:
- a CDS encoding SDR family oxidoreductase, translated to MKVLVVGANGQIGKHLVKFIQDEDNLDAKAMIRKKEQAAYFEDLGAEVAVVDLEDDIDTIAKAAEDVDAIVFTAGSGPKTGKDKTLMIDLDGAVKTIEAAKQANVKRYVMISSFDTSREAIQSAPEGFAPYVVAKHYADEWLTSTDLDYTIIHPGGLTNDPGKNQVELAEKVERGQVPREDIARVIVASLNNDSTIGKRFQVVTGNTAVEEAIKSI
- a CDS encoding NADP-dependent oxidoreductase: METRAVIINKYGSKDVLEEGKVTLPELGEHQVLVREKATSINPIDWKLREGYLQQMFDWEFPIILGWDVAGVIEAVGSAVKDWQEGDEVFARPETTRFGTYAEYTIVDDHLLAKKPANISFEEAAAVPLAGLTAYQGLFDHGHLKEGEKVLVHAGAGGVGTYAIQLAKEAGAYVYTTASEKNHELLRSLGADEVIDYRTTDFRDVVQDIDLVLDTMGGEVQLNSFDVLKENSGRLISVLGEPDQEKAKEKNVEVKGIWLQPEGKQLSKLADLLQAKKMKSIVGSTFPLTQQGVYDAHALSETHHAVGKIVITMD
- a CDS encoding sodium:solute symporter family protein; amino-acid sequence: MELQANPQLLWFIGIYAVIMIGLGIYMSKKVSNSTDFILAGKSLGPFVLMGTLLATWTGSGSISGGETSVAYSFGIIPSLMLMIPTLIGILTLYIAAPKIRAFGKYTISGILEEKYGVSARNLASVIVLLAYVGIVSYQMKGFGFILNLTTGMSVELGTIIAAVLIIFLAMIGGLKSVSQTDALSGFLMVGGLVITVPMIFAIAGGWDSIVENVPDSHLTATGGLTNIQLIGYLLPSLFLLLGDQNMYQRLASSKGDASSRKAQIGWLLIMLIISPAISLIAFASRSLFPDIDPGMALMATTLAMPIAIGGVLLAAAAAFIITTGNSYLLSAATNMTYDIYGKYINRHASDEKQLGMTKVFIVILGAFSYLLISFFPTVLEVQMYAYTVYGAGITPAILAVFFWKRVNAIGGISSMVVGVVTTLVWEIILGKPFELNSVVISVPAAFIVLIVVTLATQKETKHNS
- a CDS encoding sulfite exporter TauE/SafE family protein, translated to MDTILFFVIIIVASILQTSTGFGFSILATPFLLLVFEPREAIQINLLLSLVISGALITKILKDVDFKILRRFIFGSVVGLPIGIFAFLLIDIIKLKLGISIIILLLTIMLILRFRIKQNKKRDWIVGGLSGSLTTSIGMPGPPLLLYFSGTDTQKEKLRGTTLAFYLFIYLFSLITQVTFAGTSKTVWVSSGVALPLVLIGLYLGQILFKWINQNVFRVVTYIILLFTGIYLLMESLG
- a CDS encoding M24 family metallopeptidase; translated protein: MQERLTKVTEWMNEKNIEVAFLNSTENVFYLSNFYTDPHERLMGIFLFKQAQPVFILPAMEVGQLKNAGWEYEIIGYSDHENPWKFIEAIIQKKQLEKAEAVAIEKDVLTYRRSEEFLSFFPEAKVISVEEKLNAMRVVKDNEEISIIRRAANMADYGVQVGIDALEEGISEMEVLATIEFELKKKGIREMSFSTMVLFGEKSGDPHGNPGDRMLNAGDMVLFDLGVVMDGYCSDITRTVAFKSVTDKQKDMYQTVLKAEQASLEKSKPGNRIGDLDKVARNIITEAGYGDYFPHRIGHGMGINVHEFPSMSHLNDGIITEGMVYTIEPGIYLPGIGGVRIEDDVLVTMDGYETLTKFPKELQIIE
- a CDS encoding DUF421 domain-containing protein, with protein sequence MELIQILIKLVTGFFLLFLLVRIIGSKLIDQFTPFHFISAVVLSELLGNAIYEEKIPISYIFFTLLIWGCLLFLVEYIAQKSLLYRGKFEGKPATVIRDGQIDFDELKKSRMNLNQLQSLLRQSEIFSIREVAFALIEPNGSISVLKKAQYQKTTQQDFNMPPQPVYLPITIIKDGEIIQDHLKEINKDEPWLKNQLIAHNISKMEDVLFAEWLENDGLFVVPFKT
- a CDS encoding DoxX family protein, with amino-acid sequence MLKNISSYQLIRYLVGYVFIASALMKLVVVDFTGAFSNYGIPYPHATVLIVGITELICGLLVVFNYYVKKATIPLLVIIVAAIILTKVPVLQAGLLEFAFEARLDIVMFFLLYILWKN